CCGAAAGCTATAAATATAAAGAGTGATGGAAGTAAAGGGGGAAATGAACTGAAGGCTCTTAACACAGCAGTTGATGCGTTGTTGAATACTGCTAATGGTGCATTAGCAGCCGTGATGAAGGAATTTAAAGAGCCTGCTAAAGCTATTCCTGCTCAAAATAACTAATTAAGGGAATTACTTTAAGTAATTATTTTAAATTAAGAGTAATATTTAATGATATGATGTAGGTAACTGAGACGGATAAAGCCAATAAGTAGAAAGCTAGGAGTTTGATTATCCTGGCTTTTTTTTCTTATTTAAAGTTTATTAACTATTTAACCTCTTTAGTTAAGGGATAGGTAAAAGGAGGCACGTAATATATGACTAAAAATATAAAAAGTATTTGTGCAACATTATTTATCTCTCTTTTCCTTTCTTGTAATAATGGGATAGAAGAACTTCAAAAGGAAAATCATTCTATACGCTCTATATCTAATTTAAGACAAAGCTTTTTAGACGTTTTCACTTCTTTTGGGAATATGGTTACTGATGCTTTTGGTATTAAAGCTGACACTAAAAAATCTGAGATTGGTAAGTATTTCACTGATATTGCTGATACTATGAAAACGGTTAAAGCTAAATTGACATCTGAGATTACTAATGATAAGAATTATGAGAATTATGGAAAGGTAAAGACAGCTTTTGGCGAATTTATTGAGATACTAGATAAAATAGGCAATGGAGCAAAACAAATTGTTAATGGTATTGGTGCTGGTAATATTGGAAATACTGTTTCAAATCAGGATTCTGCGCCTGCTGGTTCTAAAAGTATTAATTTTATTGTTCAAGGAATTAAGGGAATGGTTGACGTGGTGTTGAAAGGAAAGGGTGATGCAGAAGCCACTAAGACTAAAGAGGATCAACATAAGACAGTAGGTAAGTTGTTTAGCGGTAAGGCTAATGATGGAACAGAAGCTATCGCAGCGGCAGCAAGCGCATCAATAGGAGCAGTAACTGGTGCTGATATACTACAGGCAATAGCAAAGTCAGGGGGGCTGTTGATGAATCTACCCCATTGAGAAAGCAGCAAAAGATGCAGCAAATATTGCTTCTGCTAAAAAAGATTCTTCTAGTGGTAAGGATCTTGGTACTTCTGAAGCAAAGAAAGATGCAGTAATAGCAGCAGGAATAGCATTGCGCGCAATGGCTAAAGATGGTAAATTTGCTGCAAAACAGGATGATAGTCATTTTAAAGATGCTAATGCAATTAATGGTGCAGTAGCTAGTGCAGTAAACAAGACACTAAGTACTCTTATAATAGCAATAAGAAATACAGTTGATAGTGGTTTAAAGACAATTAGTAATATTCTTAAAACAGTTAAACAAGAGGATCAATCTGTAGAAGCAACAGCAAATAATCAATAAGTAGTACGAAGCCAGCACTAAAATAGTAAATTCATTTCAGGAAGACTCTTTCTTATCTATTTATAGGGGAGATGTTTTCCTTTTTTTGTATTGAGCCTTTTATTTAAAGGATAGTGAGGAAGGGGGCACGTAATATATGAAAATAAGAATAAAAACTATTTGTGCAACATTTATTTCTTTATTTTTACTTCTTAGTTGTACTGGACAACTTGAAGCTGAGAGAATGGCTGCTGAATCTAAAAATACTTTCTTTGAGTCACTTATCAATATAGGACATGGATTTCAAGAAATATTCGGTTCATTTGGTAATGCTATTGGTGATTTTTTTGGTTTTACAGCAGTAAAATCTGCCGATAATAGAAGTGTAATAGGAGAGCACTTTAAGAAGCTTGAAGGAGGGACTTATAACAACTAAGAATAAGTTAAATGAATTATCAAGTAAAATATATGAAGCAAAGAATGCTGATGGGAGTACAATTGAAGCTGTTAAGGGTGCAATTAAAGGAGCAAATGATATTTTTGATAAATTAATTGCTGCTCTAATTAAACTTTCTGGTGTTACTAATGGGGCTGGGGCAGTACTAATATTGGTGATAATCATGATGGTGCTGTTGGTGGTGCTGAAAAAGTTGGAGTTGGAGCAATTATTGAGGGGATTAAGACAATTGTTGAAGAAGGGATAAAGGTCGGCGTAGAACTCAGATCTGGTGAGGCGGTGTTGCTGTTGCTAATAAAACGCAAACTGATGCTATTGCTGTTCTTGGTGGTTTTAATGGTACTGCAAATCAGGGAGCTGGTGATAAGCTAGCTACTGAAGTTGTTAAAGCAGATCCCTGGGCAATTCTAAATAAGATTAAGAATGCTACTGCTATTGACCCTGCTGCTCTTAATGGTGGTAATCCTGATGCTGGAAAATTAGCTGCTTCTAATGCTGATGCTAGTAGTCCTGCTGGTGCAGCTACTAATGCAGACCTAGCTGCAGCTGTTGCATTAAAGGCTATGACTAAAGGTGGTAAATTTAGTGCTAAATCTGCTGATAAAGAAGCATTTAAAGCAGCAGCTAGTGCAGTGAATAAGGTATTAGGAATACTTGATTTCCTAATTAGGAAAACGGTAGCAAGCAATCTAGATAAGATAAGAGAAGCTGTTAAGAAAATAGAGTACTTAGGGACTACTGGTGAAACTACAGACGCTGGTACTGTTCAACAACCTACTACTAAATAAATGAATAGTTAAACTAAAAAATAAAGTCATTAAAGGGAAACACTTCTTGTATAGGAGTAGTTTTCCTTTTTAAAAGTATTTTGTGAATAATTTAGGTCTAAAAATTAGTGATAGCAGCTTTTCAAACAACAGATTAATACCAATACTACAAATCAAGTGCTAGTATCTGAATTAAGATTTGATTTTAATTTATTTGGTATCTTTCTTTAAGATTGATTTGAGATACTTGATAAATTAAGTAGGAAGATAAGTCTAACATTTATGCTAGATATAGTGACATATTTTGTTTAAATTACGTTTTATTAAAATAAATTTACTATGATACTTAAGGTATTATATTATAATTATATAAGGAGGTTCTTATGCAAAATACAGCATTGCATTCTGTTGGTAATACACAAGTTTTTAATGGTCATGTAACCGAAGATATGATATACCAAGAATTTGTGAAGATGGGTATGCAAGATTATGTAGCAAATGATCTTTCTAAAAGATATTATCGTAATGAGCTTACTTATAAAGATATTGAGTATTTAGAGAGTAATTTTAACTTAAAACTTGAAATGTTAGAACGTAGCTTAAGAGCTGAGATTATGTCTGTTAAGATCGAACTTGACAACAAGATAGAAACTAAATTTAATGAACTTGACAACAAGATAGAAACTAAATTTAATGAACTTGATAAAAAGATAGACATTAACGAAATGAAGCTTAAGAGTACATTAAGGTTACATAATTGGATGTTTGGTACTATTATTACTATATGTTTAGGAATTTTATTGACATTAATATTTAAATAAGTGCCTTTAATGGAAGTTCTTCCCTCCTTTAATTAATTGCATATCAGTTATTTTTTTGCCCAAAACAATCTTTTTAAAGATAATTATATAAACTTGTTATGTAATATTGGTCTTTTGAGTAAATTCTTATGTTCTTAGTCATGGCTTTCAAGAAATATTCACTTCTTTTGGTAATACCATAGGAGATGCTTTAGGATTTAATGCTGTTAAACCTGAGGATAATAAAAGTGCAGTAGGTAAACACTTCGAAACTCTAGGAGATGGACTAAAGAATACTAAGACTAAATTAGAAGAGTTAGCAACGAAAATAACTTCTACTCCTTATGCTGATACTAAAGGAGTTGAAGCTGTTATTAGCAATGCTAGTGGAATAGTTACAAAATTAATTGACTCTTTAACTAAACTTGCTGAAGTAACTAAAAAAGGGGGTACTACTAATATTGGTGATGCAGTGACTTCTGCAACAAAAGCCTCTGGTTCTACTGATGCTGATGTTAAGATCGTTATTGAAGGCGTTCAGAGTATAATTAAGTCTGCTACTGACTCTGGTGTGAAACTTGATGTTGGAGAACCTGGGTCCGAAGTGGCTGGAGGTGGTGACAAAGCAGGAGCAGCACTTGTTGGTAAACAGAGTACTCAGGCTGATGCAGGTGCTGCTGCTTTGCTAGCTGCTGAAGTTGCTAAAGCAGATCCATGGGCAATGATTGATAAGATAAAAGATGCTAAGATCCCATCTAGTCCTAATACTGATACTAATGCTTCTAAAAACGATGCCGGAATATTGGCTACTAAATTACCTTCTAATGATAGTCATAATGGTGCTAAAACTAATGCAGACTTAGCAGCAGCTGTTGCACTAAAAGCTATGACTAAAGGTGGTAAATTTAGTGCTCAGTCTGGTGAAACTGAAGCAATTAAAGCAGCAGCATCAAATGCAGTGAATAAGGTATTAGGAATACTTGATTTCCTAATTAGGAAATCAGTAATAAGTAATCTAGATAAGGTAAAAGAAGTTGTTAAGGGAATAGAATAT
This genomic window from Borrelia coriaceae contains:
- the bdr gene encoding Bdr family repetitive protein; translation: MQNTALHSVGNTQVFNGHVTEDMIYQEFVKMGMQDYVANDLSKRYYRNELTYKDIEYLESNFNLKLEMLERSLRAEIMSVKIELDNKIETKFNELDNKIETKFNELDKKIDINEMKLKSTLRLHNWMFGTIITICLGILLTLIFK